A genomic window from Pseudogulbenkiania sp. MAI-1 includes:
- a CDS encoding helix-turn-helix domain-containing protein gives MSRKPQIGQRLYEERRRLGLSQADCAEVCDVALRTYHTYEAGTATPNAESLSKLSDAGFDVLYVVAGVRNVGQLSEEQQALLTEWGLLDARGRAVVTAVMQTYNEQDAGGGN, from the coding sequence ATGAGCAGAAAACCTCAAATTGGTCAGCGTCTTTATGAGGAAAGACGCAGGTTAGGGCTTTCCCAAGCCGACTGTGCCGAGGTGTGTGATGTCGCCTTGCGTACCTATCACACCTATGAGGCCGGTACGGCCACACCGAATGCAGAATCGCTCTCAAAGCTTTCTGATGCAGGATTTGACGTCCTTTATGTCGTGGCTGGCGTGCGCAACGTGGGTCAGTTGTCGGAGGAGCAACAGGCCCTGCTGACGGAGTGGGGTCTGTTGGACGCACGGGGCAGGGCGGTGGTCACGGCAGTGATGCAAACCTACAATGAGCAGGATGCCGGCGGCGGAAACTGA
- a CDS encoding sensor histidine kinase KdpD, with amino-acid sequence MLESDNSPLDISTFLVASIHDMKNSLCVINAMLEDVIDQTSDHCCPAHESVGQVLYESQRVAANLLQLLVIYKLGKGLYPFDPQEHDLTDFTLEAISRVTHLAQCRAVNIHVECAPDLYWYFDRELVLGAIVQALNNGVRYTSSKVCLQIGIKDGMLEFRVEDNGPGYPASMLEEQLPATRGISFTTGNTGLGLYFSSIVAEQHQHRGRHGTTRLENGGTLGGGAFVMTLP; translated from the coding sequence ATGTTGGAGAGCGATAACTCCCCCTTGGATATCAGCACCTTCCTCGTCGCATCGATTCACGACATGAAAAATTCGCTTTGCGTGATCAATGCCATGCTGGAGGATGTGATCGATCAAACCAGCGATCACTGCTGCCCTGCTCACGAGTCGGTGGGCCAAGTTCTCTATGAATCACAGCGTGTCGCCGCCAACCTGCTTCAACTTCTGGTCATCTACAAGTTGGGGAAGGGACTCTACCCCTTCGACCCTCAAGAACACGACCTCACCGATTTCACGCTCGAAGCCATCTCCCGCGTCACCCATCTCGCTCAATGCCGGGCGGTGAATATCCATGTCGAATGCGCACCGGATCTCTACTGGTACTTTGATCGAGAATTGGTCCTCGGCGCGATTGTGCAAGCTCTTAACAATGGCGTGCGCTACACCAGCAGCAAAGTCTGCCTCCAGATAGGCATCAAGGATGGCATGCTGGAATTCAGGGTGGAAGACAACGGTCCTGGCTACCCTGCGAGCATGCTTGAAGAGCAGTTGCCTGCGACCCGAGGCATAAGCTTTACCACCGGAAACACCGGCCTGGGCCTCTATTTCTCATCAATAGTTGCCGAGCAGCACCAACATCGCGGCCGGCACGGAACAACTCGACTCGAAAACGGGGGCACACTGGGCGGTGGAGCCTTTGTGATGACCTTGCCTTAA